A genomic stretch from Roseofilum casamattae BLCC-M143 includes:
- the btpA gene encoding photosystem I biogenesis protein BtpA has product MDLTNIFQTPNPIIGVVHLLPLPTSSRWGGNLAAVISRAEREATALASGGVDGIIVENFFDAPFVKDRVDPAVVSSMSLIIDRLKNLVTLPIGVNVLRNDAHSALAIAACMDVAFIRVNVLTGIMATDRGLIEGKAYELLRYRRELGADVKIFADVMVKHAYPLGEQSLAVAVRETIDRGLADAIIISGVATGEPPNEEELKLASTLAKETPVLIGSGANWNNIGSLLRYADGVIVASTLKRHGQIDRPIDPIRVNQFVETARQSLRDNETHG; this is encoded by the coding sequence GTGGACTTAACTAATATTTTTCAAACCCCCAACCCTATTATTGGCGTAGTTCACCTTCTCCCCTTACCGACATCATCGCGGTGGGGAGGGAACTTAGCAGCGGTCATTTCCAGGGCCGAAAGAGAAGCCACCGCTCTTGCCTCCGGCGGAGTTGATGGCATTATTGTGGAAAACTTTTTTGACGCGCCGTTTGTCAAAGATCGAGTCGATCCAGCCGTAGTCAGTTCCATGAGCTTGATTATCGATCGCCTGAAAAACTTGGTCACCTTACCCATTGGGGTCAACGTGCTGCGCAATGATGCTCACAGCGCCTTAGCCATCGCCGCTTGTATGGATGTTGCATTTATCCGAGTCAACGTCCTCACGGGGATAATGGCGACCGATCGAGGCTTAATTGAAGGCAAGGCTTACGAGCTGTTGCGCTACCGGCGAGAACTCGGTGCTGACGTGAAAATTTTTGCGGATGTAATGGTTAAACATGCTTATCCTTTAGGAGAGCAGTCCCTCGCTGTTGCGGTTCGCGAAACCATCGATCGCGGTTTAGCCGATGCCATTATTATCTCCGGAGTCGCCACTGGCGAACCTCCGAATGAAGAAGAGCTAAAGCTAGCCAGCACCTTAGCCAAAGAGACTCCCGTCCTAATTGGTAGCGGTGCCAATTGGAATAACATCGGTAGCCTTCTGCGCTATGCCGATGGCGTCATTGTCGCCAGCACCTTAAAACGCCACGGCCAAATCGATCGCCCCATCGATCCGATACGAGTCAATCAATTCGTTGAAACAGCTCGCCAAAGTTTGAGGGATAATGAGACCCATGGCTGA
- a CDS encoding CRR6 family NdhI maturation factor, whose translation MTIEILVNTTSIHTLDISVAKAAIAPLLSDRDTLLANEQQLTFAIDYPREDTDPRELSEIPEIRLWFIRLDTMYPWLPFILDWKAGELARYTAMLVPHQFHRTDGIQYNPESLEIFVMHKTLTLINWMQEQGIERRSRLKAMTQMLGYELDDGFFDLIEA comes from the coding sequence ATGACGATTGAAATTCTGGTAAACACAACCTCAATTCATACCCTAGATATTTCCGTTGCAAAAGCAGCGATCGCCCCCTTACTGAGCGATCGCGATACCTTGCTTGCCAACGAACAACAGCTAACCTTCGCGATCGACTATCCTCGCGAAGACACCGATCCCAGAGAACTCTCGGAAATTCCGGAAATTCGTTTGTGGTTTATTCGCTTAGATACCATGTATCCGTGGTTACCCTTTATTTTAGATTGGAAAGCAGGCGAATTAGCTCGCTATACTGCCATGCTGGTTCCCCATCAGTTTCATCGCACCGATGGCATTCAGTATAATCCGGAATCTCTGGAAATTTTTGTCATGCACAAAACCCTAACCTTAATTAACTGGATGCAAGAGCAGGGGATCGAACGGCGATCGCGCTTAAAAGCCATGACGCAAATGTTAGGATACGAACTCGATGATGGATTCTTCGATTTAATTGAGGCTTAA
- a CDS encoding peptidoglycan-binding domain-containing protein — protein MDGLAYLHYSLAWETSDDDRIGNLQYLLAIALILSTFSPTAPTLGAPVWQFGDYGPAIATLQERLKDAGCFPTTTRSTGYYGTITVSAVEALQAHYGLAIDGITGPDTQALLDRASSCESSSDRLQLGSRGDRVRKLQQQLNNWGVPPESGSPLRVDGVFGAQTQQSVKRFQQLKQLKADGVVGATTSEQLWEPSGRSDNAEPILSSAEQQQLLVEFQALTVWLCESPEIEGDPNHTPLREGILSAYSGGGERIGWKEWSEQWCSVPFDPQDPENWGNIYQGYLGLP, from the coding sequence ATGGATGGCTTAGCTTATCTGCACTACTCTCTGGCTTGGGAAACCTCAGACGACGATCGCATCGGAAACCTGCAATATCTATTGGCGATCGCCCTTATTCTCTCGACCTTCTCTCCTACTGCTCCGACGCTCGGTGCGCCAGTGTGGCAGTTTGGGGACTACGGGCCGGCGATCGCTACGTTGCAAGAACGGCTGAAAGATGCTGGATGCTTTCCGACTACCACCCGCAGCACGGGTTATTACGGAACCATAACAGTCTCAGCCGTGGAAGCATTGCAAGCCCATTACGGTCTGGCGATCGACGGTATTACCGGCCCCGATACTCAAGCATTGCTCGATCGCGCTTCCAGTTGCGAGAGTAGTTCCGATCGGTTGCAACTGGGAAGTCGCGGCGATCGCGTGCGCAAGCTACAACAGCAACTGAACAATTGGGGAGTTCCCCCAGAGTCGGGAAGTCCGCTTAGAGTAGATGGAGTGTTTGGCGCGCAAACCCAACAGTCGGTGAAGCGCTTTCAGCAACTGAAGCAACTGAAAGCCGATGGAGTTGTCGGTGCAACCACCTCAGAACAGTTGTGGGAACCGAGCGGAAGAAGTGACAATGCAGAACCAATACTCAGCAGCGCAGAGCAACAACAACTGCTCGTCGAGTTCCAAGCGCTGACAGTTTGGTTGTGCGAGTCTCCAGAAATAGAAGGCGATCCCAACCATACTCCCCTGCGCGAAGGCATCCTCTCAGCGTATTCTGGCGGTGGAGAGCGCATCGGTTGGAAAGAGTGGAGCGAACAATGGTGTTCGGTTCCCTTCGATCCGCAAGATCCGGAAAACTGGGGCAATATCTACCAAGGCTATCTCGGTTTGCCTTAA
- a CDS encoding vitamin K epoxide reductase family protein, with protein sequence MKRRRSIPWIHRWSRPISAGIATLGAIETAFLTFAEVLGKVEDVCPTSGCKEVLGSPYATVFGVPLTLFGFIGYTAMLAFAVAPLFINPDERKELRATLDQWTRLLLFAGGTVMAIGSSYLVYLMAFKIEAFCPYCLISAALSLALFVLAIVGHAWDDIGQLAFTGLTVGMVTLVATLGVYGSVNNPSTPHGTPPIVTTTSGAAELALVDYFNQVGVKKYGAYWCPHCDEQKQLFGKEASDRLTYIECAADGVDAQVETCRAAGIQSFPSWEINGQIYAGTKSLNELADLSGYEGDRTFQN encoded by the coding sequence ATGAAACGTCGGCGTTCAATTCCTTGGATTCATCGTTGGTCTCGACCAATCTCTGCTGGGATCGCAACTTTAGGAGCGATCGAAACGGCATTTTTAACTTTTGCTGAAGTTCTGGGCAAAGTGGAAGATGTTTGCCCGACCAGCGGCTGTAAAGAAGTTTTAGGAAGCCCCTATGCCACCGTCTTTGGCGTCCCTTTAACTCTATTTGGCTTCATCGGTTATACGGCAATGCTCGCGTTCGCCGTTGCTCCTTTATTCATTAACCCCGACGAGCGGAAAGAACTGCGCGCGACCTTAGACCAGTGGACGCGATTGTTGCTCTTTGCTGGCGGGACAGTGATGGCCATCGGCAGTAGCTATCTGGTCTACCTCATGGCCTTCAAAATTGAAGCCTTTTGTCCCTACTGCTTAATTTCTGCCGCTCTCTCTCTGGCATTGTTCGTACTCGCGATCGTCGGCCATGCTTGGGATGATATCGGACAGTTAGCCTTTACCGGGTTAACGGTTGGAATGGTAACACTAGTTGCCACTCTGGGAGTCTATGGCAGTGTCAATAACCCGTCAACCCCTCACGGAACTCCACCTATCGTCACCACGACCTCCGGAGCCGCAGAATTAGCCTTAGTAGACTACTTCAATCAAGTAGGAGTCAAAAAATATGGGGCGTACTGGTGTCCTCATTGCGACGAGCAAAAACAACTATTTGGTAAAGAAGCTTCCGATCGCCTCACCTATATCGAATGTGCGGCCGATGGAGTTGACGCCCAAGTGGAAACCTGCCGGGCGGCTGGAATCCAATCCTTTCCCAGTTGGGAAATTAACGGCCAGATCTATGCAGGAACCAAATCCCTGAACGAACTGGCCGATCTATCCGGCTATGAAGGCGATCGCACTTTCCAAAACTAG
- a CDS encoding M48 family metalloprotease, producing MKNIHQFNLPIASLLLFLFLGISLPEKKVMAHFPVETTKQVTEESAPSATDADVYELPTEADDAESNLETEEELTDPYEILVKADLLYTQGNFEEAERLYRLVKEPFPEQEEINFNEPVYEIEELYDPETELAWQEIQTAWNGSRKEKRGLAPVLNEFIETNPEFIPARLLLSDVYFDSKQRQEGLETLEQLVNTFPNSIEVVRSHIAALEKRKKYLEASISARQYAIVNSEDDAEIAAEMTEVADKNFDRFQRQIKDQMVGQGVAGTALRVGGCWLLRRCNPVGAVIGDTLSFGALMLQGESGIGKRAAQSYSKELDILENEEILEYVTEIGNDLAELMGRDEFEYEFYVVKDDAINAFALPGGKIFINTGIILNTNSEAELAGLIAHELAHTVLSHGFDGLVRGQLFNNVGQIVNSALGSKFPIGTIISNLVDAKYNRAQERQADIVGTRVIANAGYAADGVRNLMVTLEEKGGGSHTPELLSTHPATEKRVRYLEALIQRKGYNRYAYEGVEKHAQMQALLE from the coding sequence ATGAAAAACATACATCAATTTAATTTGCCGATCGCCAGCTTACTACTGTTTCTGTTTCTCGGAATCAGTTTGCCAGAAAAAAAAGTCATGGCACATTTCCCTGTGGAAACAACAAAACAGGTAACTGAAGAGAGTGCTCCTTCTGCAACAGATGCTGATGTGTATGAGTTACCAACAGAAGCGGATGATGCGGAAAGTAATCTTGAAACAGAGGAAGAACTGACAGATCCGTATGAGATTTTGGTGAAAGCGGACTTGCTCTATACTCAAGGTAATTTTGAAGAAGCAGAACGGCTCTATCGCCTGGTAAAAGAACCGTTCCCAGAACAAGAAGAGATTAATTTCAACGAACCGGTTTATGAGATTGAGGAGTTATACGATCCGGAAACAGAATTGGCTTGGCAAGAGATTCAAACGGCTTGGAATGGCAGTCGAAAAGAAAAAAGAGGCTTAGCTCCTGTGCTCAATGAGTTCATCGAAACCAATCCCGAATTTATCCCCGCTCGTCTGCTTCTCTCTGATGTTTACTTTGACTCCAAGCAACGTCAAGAAGGACTGGAAACCTTAGAACAACTGGTCAATACCTTTCCTAATTCCATCGAAGTAGTACGATCGCATATCGCTGCCTTAGAAAAGCGCAAAAAATACCTGGAAGCATCTATTTCCGCTCGTCAGTATGCGATCGTCAATAGCGAAGACGATGCAGAAATTGCCGCCGAAATGACCGAAGTTGCCGACAAAAACTTCGATCGCTTTCAAAGACAAATTAAAGACCAAATGGTAGGTCAAGGAGTTGCTGGAACCGCTCTTCGCGTCGGAGGATGCTGGTTACTTCGTCGATGTAATCCTGTCGGAGCTGTCATAGGTGACACCCTAAGTTTCGGCGCTCTCATGTTACAAGGAGAATCTGGAATCGGAAAACGAGCCGCTCAGTCCTATAGCAAAGAACTGGATATACTCGAGAACGAAGAAATTCTGGAATACGTCACCGAAATTGGCAATGACTTGGCTGAATTAATGGGACGAGATGAATTTGAATACGAATTCTATGTGGTTAAAGATGATGCCATTAATGCTTTCGCGCTTCCAGGAGGGAAAATCTTCATCAATACTGGCATTATTCTCAACACCAACTCGGAAGCCGAACTCGCCGGTTTAATCGCCCACGAACTAGCTCATACCGTACTCTCTCACGGTTTTGATGGCTTAGTTAGAGGCCAGCTCTTTAACAATGTGGGTCAAATCGTTAACAGTGCTTTAGGAAGTAAATTTCCCATCGGTACCATCATTTCCAATCTAGTTGATGCCAAATACAATCGCGCTCAAGAACGTCAAGCTGATATTGTCGGTACTCGCGTGATTGCCAATGCGGGATATGCTGCTGATGGAGTGCGCAACTTAATGGTGACTTTAGAGGAGAAAGGAGGCGGTTCCCATACTCCAGAGTTGTTATCAACTCATCCGGCTACTGAAAAGCGCGTCCGCTATCTCGAAGCTCTGATTCAACGTAAAGGTTACAATCGTTATGCTTATGAGGGCGTGGAAAAACACGCTCAGATGCAGGCACTACTGGAATAG
- a CDS encoding VWD domain-containing protein, translating to MSKLKSLIIALITLFAVVAGGILKKGLAVFLCGLLGFNSMACFADLDDGRVNAAQPNIEECSFAQIPESKLPRETRIKQISRWWATAGEDKRICTKLMIEIGRRGEYQLDIGITEAGEDSSWSLTEQSKAILKPLGSNTIETDKFDISDRKVDFFQELMPGNYEVKITDIKVPKSPIVQPANFVLKEISYYSNPIYADDPSYGDEPVRILTPRSRIATLFIADRPEPKLDFSKIDDIDNVDDLIEKYAPILYFDNGELNENKPERFTMPFSTDETWGYHKPPQITGDATQSIDLSEYNDDFSINPINNKDYEKAIYASVSENWDESEIAINYYFQYPRSNWKSYGGYNTHQGDWEGITVFLNASKSEDSSLSVDPDEKCDRVDRKCDRLAFSQHVRTPLTIPLIPLNASKGGVTVPWQHLDHPEGTKRTKVYVGLGAHASFPFRGITGFNSKRLVANQEFHKGDFCRPDKDGKSLCYFDPSPEQIHNLRRAGSINKGDTDEWLLFPGFWGVKEDKHPEGNPPRGPMFLDWDYEIFGDGLPIGDDEGLGTRWLDPWEWSRGFTRLEEGQNNIGYGADQIIAINTNLSSDEQRSILRGGDGDDTYILRAITVAETKDGQSVTTNADGTFIQDKGTINNNDKLSIFIERRGKTSLISLSLCEGQPLERDRTALLINYDRKGPPKYAEDVTVLDFFKSSDDDPAKELNPAEAGTGFIEQINDLTGEQIIDYFNNDGKDKSCEKPELEGVSGRIFGDPHLLTFDRRRLSFQAVGEFIQAKSSSSNFEVQGRYKQVGRNASLVDAVAVKLDRDRVGMYAQQNPPLRVNGTPTNIEDKDELLVLDGGGKIYRDGSNYTIISPTGEGVKVRRVPAGRSSLLVEVVIPETRRGQVTGLLGNFNGDASDDIQTRSGEILPPNPNYEQLYKIFGNSWRISQEESLFDYAKGETTATFTDLNFPSQILRTSDFPSDRRAEAEKTCRAAGVTEPELLEACIFDILVTEDDRFAQVSANVEEELTANIIDISPPFVINTTPADRSTVENISSITVSFSEALNASLVNLSGIQLAALDRGNDGDRRVNLASSLEITEKNRLTVLTNSNLANGNYQLSIAPSIIADNAGNRLTEPYTLNFRVQKFGTGDVQATLKWASRDDLDLLIIDPKGGRVYHKNRRVPSGGQLDVDANSGCRKTTTAPVENIFWPPGEAPTGKYAIGVDLFQRCENNQNPIPFTLTLKIQGKTQTLQNFVDNSDTLWSMLFTLPDR from the coding sequence ATGAGCAAATTGAAGTCTTTGATTATCGCCCTTATTACCCTTTTTGCTGTAGTAGCCGGAGGCATACTGAAAAAAGGGCTAGCGGTCTTTCTCTGTGGATTACTTGGTTTTAATTCCATGGCCTGTTTTGCCGACTTAGATGACGGTAGAGTTAACGCTGCTCAACCCAATATTGAAGAATGTTCTTTTGCTCAGATACCAGAAAGTAAATTACCAAGAGAAACGCGCATTAAGCAAATTTCTAGATGGTGGGCAACGGCAGGTGAAGATAAGCGAATCTGTACAAAATTAATGATAGAAATTGGAAGAAGAGGTGAGTATCAATTAGATATTGGTATTACTGAAGCCGGAGAAGATTCGAGCTGGAGTTTAACAGAGCAGTCGAAAGCGATATTGAAACCGCTAGGATCTAATACAATCGAAACAGACAAGTTTGACATCAGTGACAGAAAAGTTGATTTTTTCCAAGAACTAATGCCTGGTAATTATGAAGTTAAGATTACTGATATTAAAGTCCCCAAAAGTCCTATTGTTCAACCAGCTAATTTTGTTTTAAAGGAAATTTCATACTATAGTAACCCTATTTATGCGGATGATCCAAGTTATGGAGATGAGCCAGTCAGAATATTAACACCGAGGTCTAGGATCGCGACTTTATTCATTGCCGATCGCCCCGAACCAAAATTAGATTTCTCCAAAATTGATGATATTGATAATGTTGACGATCTAATTGAAAAATACGCGCCTATTTTGTATTTTGATAACGGGGAATTAAACGAAAATAAGCCTGAACGTTTTACAATGCCCTTTAGTACTGATGAAACCTGGGGTTACCATAAACCTCCGCAAATAACTGGAGATGCTACCCAATCTATAGACCTCAGTGAATATAATGATGACTTTTCCATAAACCCCATAAACAATAAAGATTATGAAAAAGCAATTTACGCTTCTGTTTCCGAGAACTGGGATGAAAGTGAAATCGCAATTAACTATTACTTTCAATATCCCCGTAGTAACTGGAAAAGCTATGGAGGTTATAACACTCATCAAGGAGATTGGGAAGGTATCACAGTATTTTTAAATGCCAGCAAGTCAGAAGATTCAAGCTTAAGTGTAGATCCTGATGAAAAGTGCGACAGAGTAGATAGAAAATGTGACAGATTAGCATTTTCGCAGCATGTTAGAACACCTTTAACAATACCTTTAATACCTTTAAACGCCAGTAAAGGAGGTGTAACTGTTCCTTGGCAACATTTAGATCATCCTGAAGGTACTAAAAGAACTAAGGTTTATGTTGGGCTAGGCGCTCATGCGAGTTTTCCTTTCAGAGGGATAACAGGATTTAATAGTAAAAGATTGGTAGCCAATCAAGAATTTCACAAGGGAGATTTTTGTCGTCCAGATAAAGATGGTAAAAGTTTGTGTTATTTCGATCCTTCTCCCGAACAGATACATAATTTACGACGTGCCGGGAGTATCAACAAAGGAGATACCGATGAATGGCTATTATTTCCAGGTTTTTGGGGAGTGAAAGAAGATAAGCATCCAGAAGGAAATCCTCCACGAGGGCCAATGTTTTTAGATTGGGATTATGAGATTTTTGGAGATGGATTACCGATAGGTGATGATGAAGGTTTGGGAACTCGCTGGTTAGATCCTTGGGAATGGTCAAGAGGTTTCACTCGTCTTGAGGAAGGACAAAATAACATTGGCTATGGAGCTGACCAAATAATTGCAATTAATACAAACTTGTCTTCCGATGAACAACGGAGTATTCTTAGAGGTGGAGATGGTGATGATACTTATATACTAAGAGCTATCACAGTTGCGGAAACAAAAGATGGTCAGTCGGTAACCACAAATGCTGACGGTACCTTCATTCAAGATAAAGGTACAATAAATAATAATGATAAATTAAGTATTTTTATAGAGCGGAGAGGAAAAACTTCCTTGATTTCCTTGTCTTTGTGTGAGGGACAACCTTTAGAGAGAGATAGAACTGCCTTGCTGATTAATTACGATCGCAAAGGTCCGCCGAAATACGCTGAAGACGTTACTGTTCTGGACTTCTTCAAAAGCTCTGACGATGATCCGGCAAAAGAACTTAATCCGGCGGAAGCTGGCACTGGATTTATCGAGCAAATTAATGATTTAACAGGTGAGCAAATAATCGACTATTTCAATAATGACGGCAAGGATAAGTCCTGCGAAAAACCAGAATTAGAAGGGGTTAGTGGCAGAATATTTGGAGACCCTCACTTGCTCACATTCGATCGCCGTCGTCTCAGTTTTCAAGCTGTAGGTGAATTTATCCAAGCCAAATCCTCCAGCAGTAACTTTGAAGTTCAAGGTCGTTACAAACAAGTCGGACGAAATGCTTCCCTTGTCGATGCCGTTGCTGTTAAACTCGATCGCGATCGCGTTGGCATGTACGCGCAGCAAAATCCGCCACTGCGAGTTAATGGTACCCCCACCAATATTGAAGATAAAGATGAGCTACTCGTTCTTGATGGTGGCGGTAAAATTTACCGAGATGGCAGTAACTACACGATTATCTCCCCTACTGGCGAAGGAGTGAAGGTGCGCAGAGTTCCTGCTGGAAGAAGCAGTCTTTTAGTTGAGGTAGTTATTCCTGAAACCAGACGAGGACAAGTTACCGGACTTTTGGGTAATTTCAATGGCGACGCTTCCGACGATATCCAAACCCGTAGTGGAGAGATTTTGCCACCCAATCCGAACTACGAACAGTTATACAAGATTTTTGGTAACAGTTGGCGCATTAGTCAGGAAGAGTCCCTGTTTGATTACGCTAAAGGAGAAACGACGGCAACATTCACCGATCTGAATTTCCCCAGCCAAATCCTGCGCACCAGTGATTTTCCCAGTGACCGAAGAGCCGAAGCAGAAAAAACTTGTCGCGCAGCCGGAGTAACGGAACCGGAGTTATTGGAAGCTTGCATCTTCGATATTTTGGTGACAGAAGACGATCGCTTTGCCCAAGTTTCGGCAAATGTGGAAGAGGAATTAACCGCAAATATCATTGATATTTCCCCGCCTTTCGTCATCAATACCACACCTGCCGATCGCAGTACAGTGGAAAATATTTCCTCAATTACCGTTAGTTTCAGTGAAGCCTTGAATGCTTCCTTGGTCAACTTATCTGGCATTCAGCTCGCTGCTTTAGACAGAGGTAATGATGGCGACAGAAGGGTTAATCTCGCATCATCTCTAGAGATAACAGAGAAGAACCGCTTGACAGTTTTAACGAATAGCAACCTGGCAAATGGCAATTACCAACTCTCAATAGCACCATCAATTATCGCCGACAATGCCGGAAATCGATTAACTGAACCCTACACTCTAAACTTTCGAGTGCAAAAGTTCGGAACAGGGGATGTGCAAGCCACCTTAAAATGGGCTAGTCGCGATGACTTAGACTTACTCATCATCGATCCGAAAGGAGGCAGAGTCTATCATAAAAACAGGCGAGTTCCATCTGGAGGACAACTAGATGTAGATGCTAATTCTGGTTGTAGGAAAACGACAACCGCTCCCGTAGAAAACATTTTCTGGCCTCCTGGAGAAGCTCCTACAGGGAAATATGCGATCGGGGTAGACCTTTTCCAACGCTGTGAAAATAATCAAAATCCTATTCCATTTACCCTAACGCTAAAAATCCAAGGAAAAACTCAAACATTGCAAAATTTTGTAGATAACTCAGACACGCTGTGGTCGATGTTATTTACATTGCCAGATCGGTGA
- the ruvA gene encoding Holliday junction branch migration protein RuvA, with translation MSYLKGTVVEVDRRAGNRVTLVLEVHGVGCEIQVTNSLSQLAEHQLQAGELEIQVFTHLLIRDEQPLLYGFAAAAERDLFRQLVGVSGIGAQLAIALLDTLGLSDLVQAIVTGNIKQLVRTPGVGSKTAERIALELRTKLAQWRNTSGVALPTETSSIPAALREDVEMTLLALGYNNEEIASALGAISQKSELMKRPNAEDWIREAISWLS, from the coding sequence ATTAGTTATCTCAAAGGGACGGTTGTTGAGGTCGATCGCCGAGCGGGAAACCGGGTGACTTTGGTGTTGGAAGTCCATGGAGTTGGCTGCGAGATCCAGGTTACCAATAGCTTGAGCCAGTTAGCGGAGCATCAGTTACAGGCTGGCGAGCTGGAGATTCAAGTGTTTACTCATTTGCTCATTCGCGACGAACAACCCTTGCTGTATGGATTTGCGGCGGCTGCCGAGCGCGATTTGTTTCGCCAGTTGGTAGGGGTGAGCGGGATTGGCGCGCAGTTGGCGATCGCCCTGTTGGATACGTTGGGGTTGTCGGATTTGGTACAGGCGATCGTGACTGGAAATATCAAGCAATTGGTGCGAACGCCTGGAGTTGGCAGCAAGACGGCGGAAAGGATTGCTCTGGAGTTGCGTACAAAGTTAGCTCAATGGCGGAATACTTCGGGAGTTGCTTTACCCACGGAGACGAGTTCTATTCCGGCGGCATTGCGCGAAGATGTGGAAATGACATTGCTGGCTTTGGGATATAACAATGAGGAGATTGCCAGCGCTCTGGGAGCTATTTCCCAGAAGTCGGAGTTGATGAAGCGCCCGAATGCTGAAGATTGGATTCGCGAGGCGATTAGTTGGTTGAGTTAG
- a CDS encoding Uma2 family endonuclease — protein MSAQLIDEKPPQIEAIAEEVIPLPPTDLPYDDGEPLESNRHRIAMNVLINSLHQAYQERNDYYTSGNMFVYYSSQQVKNKDFRGPDFFAVLDVDGTKERRSWIVWEEGGRYPDVIVELMSPSTARIDRKKKKKLYEKVWKTSDYFIYDPFDSKSLQGWRLGGKRKYKELVANDRGWLWCQSLQLWLGTWNGELVRENAPWLRFYDRDGNLVLLPEEVAVQEQERADLQQERADRAEAVVEEKDRTIEQLRERLTQAGIDPDTVM, from the coding sequence ATGTCCGCTCAGCTTATTGACGAGAAACCACCTCAAATTGAAGCGATCGCAGAGGAAGTCATTCCCCTTCCCCCAACCGATTTACCCTACGATGACGGAGAGCCATTGGAAAGTAATCGCCATCGCATTGCCATGAACGTCTTGATTAACTCCCTACACCAGGCTTATCAAGAACGCAATGACTACTACACCAGCGGCAACATGTTTGTTTACTACAGCAGTCAACAAGTTAAAAATAAAGACTTTCGCGGCCCTGATTTTTTTGCTGTCCTAGACGTTGATGGCACTAAAGAGCGTCGGAGTTGGATTGTCTGGGAAGAGGGCGGACGCTATCCGGATGTTATTGTTGAATTGATGTCGCCTTCAACTGCGCGCATCGATCGCAAGAAAAAGAAAAAGTTATATGAAAAAGTCTGGAAAACCAGCGATTATTTTATCTACGATCCCTTTGACTCCAAATCCTTGCAAGGATGGCGTTTAGGAGGCAAGCGCAAGTATAAAGAACTGGTTGCCAACGATCGCGGATGGTTATGGTGCCAGAGTTTGCAGCTATGGCTGGGAACTTGGAATGGAGAATTGGTCAGGGAAAATGCACCTTGGTTGCGCTTTTACGATCGCGATGGCAACTTGGTATTGTTGCCGGAAGAAGTAGCGGTGCAGGAGCAGGAGCGAGCAGATCTTCAGCAGGAAAGAGCCGATCGTGCGGAAGCCGTTGTTGAGGAGAAAGACCGGACGATCGAGCAACTTCGAGAACGCCTGACGCAAGCCGGCATCGATCCAGACACTGTAATGTAA